AATCAAATTTTTTTATTAAAAAATATTCAAGCTAAAGGAGGGATTTCCCTCCCTATTCAAGATCAAGATTTGAATACAACTTGATATCAGTGAACCTTCCGAAGTTATTCTTTAATCGAAACGTTCCATTCTTATCAGGTAATCCAAGCTCAACTGCTATCCTTCTACCTAACTCAAGTGTAATCTCTGCGTAATAAGTTTCAACTAGCGGGTTTATTTCAGTAAGCTGAATAATAACATATCCATTCTCTTCATTCCAGCTGATATTATTTGTTGAACTACAGCTAATCAATAGTATAAGCACTAATGAAAATAAATATTTCATTACATCTCCTTTGTTTATTAAATAAAAATGCCAGACTAATTGCCTGGCATTATCGATTGAATATTCTGAACGAATCTTTCAGTTTAGTGAGAACTCTCTTTTTTTTAGCTCTGTTTCATAGAACTCAATGACAGGCTCTTCGCCTTTCTTCCTTTTATCCAGATTGATAATGATTACTTTGATATTCTTAGCTTCAGTCTTGAGCTCTGTAATCCTGCCATCTTCAATGAACACATATATTTCTTCTGGCATATTTGCCTCTCCTAATTGTATCCGTTAGGTGAGATCTTGCTTCTCGCAATGAAAAGAGTTATTGCGATCCGATTTACATCGACCATCCCATTCAGCTCTTCCTGTATTTTCTGAGCGTCCTGGTAAGAGGTCAACATTGTCTCGAAGTAATTATCTTTACTTGACTGAGTAGGACTTGATGAAGCTGAATGGTTGGACAAGACTTTTACTTCATAGCTTGTGACGATCTTTGTTCCTTTCTGTTCAGCACGCTTACAGATCTCCACTTTATCACCTCGTCTGAGATCTTTGATCTTTTCGTGAACTTCCTTATCAGGGAAGAAGCTATATTCCTGACCATTCCCATTGCGAACAGAGTAAAGATAGTATTCTCCGTAATGTGATGTTCCTTGTAGACAATTTTCGTTCATCAATTCGATTCTAACTGGCTTGTTTAATTCGAGCTCCAGTTTCGGTTTCTTTTCCGGCATTTTCTTCCTCTTTATTTAATGAATAGCTAAATTCAATCTGACCCTCTATTACTTTAACTCCCGGTGGAGTAGACCTAGTCTTGATATGACTTTTTATTGCTAAGAGATTTGGCTTTACCTGCTCCGGAATAACTGTCAGCATTTCAGGTCTGGCTTTCTTTAGAAACAGTCCCAAGTCTTCTACTTCGATACGATCAGGTTTCTTATGCATCCTGAGCGTTCCATTGGCAAGGGAGATAGTTTTATCTCCTCGCTCACGAATATATGCTTCCAGTTTTTTCTCAAGCCAGTTGATTCTTTCCTGAATCTGGGCATTCTTCCGGATAATGAAATTTCTTATCATTGCGATCTCTTTTTCACTCTCTTCAAAATTGTGAGAGATATCTGACTGGTATTTTTTTATAGCCAGAAGCATCAGATCATAACCTGCTTCAGTCTGCTTTTCCTCGGCTGCTTCAATCTCCATCAGCATTTCATCAATGAAGTTTACTTCCAAGGCAATCCTCCTTTCCATCTTCTGGTGATGATTATAATTACTATTTCAATTGCGATTTTACCTGCAGTCTTAGCTGCTTTTTTTAACCAGCGATTTCTTCCTCTGCGCATTTTTTCTTCTTCCTTTCTTATCGTCTCCGAATTCTTCCTTCAGGATTTCAATTATTGATTCTGTTAGTCTCATTGCTATTCGTATCATTTTCTTGCTTTCCATTTTCTTTCCTTTCCAGATATTCTTCTATTGCTTCGTTAACTAATTTTGTCATTGGTGTCTTTGGTTTACTCGAATGCTTAAGCAGGTAAAGTTTTCTGACGAGTTCAGGTTGAATCTTTGGACTATAACACATATAAGTCCTCCTCATTTATCCCCATACCGCAGACTTCACATTTGTTGAACAACTTTCCGTCATAATATGTGGTCTGACAGAAACACCAGGGACATTCAATCAACATCTCATCAAAATCAGATTTTATCGGGTAATTATATCTTCGGTCAAACCATCTGCTTTTTGCTGGATAGTATTTCTGGTAGGATTCAACTCCGTCTTTGTTTATGATGAGTGCATAATTGTTCTGCATCTCATAAAAATGGAAGTCCTTTTCTCCAAGATTAAATCCTCTTTGAGTAACTGATTCGATGTTCAGTGACTGCTGCATTATTTCTCGTTCACTGCAGAAGTAGAGGATATCACTCCTGAAATCGTAATACAGATCAATCGGATTATCTTTCTTTATCAGAATCAGTTTTTCAGGATCATTCCTGTCAATGACAGCAACAGCAAATGAACCTTCAATTCTGTCAAATAATCTTTTTAATCTGTCACTTTTTGTTTTTGCAGTAAGCAAATGAAGAATGGATTCACTATCAACTTCTCCGTCCCTCTGTTTTTTGCCGATTATCTCCTTGTCGTTATAAATTATTCCGTTGTGAACTATTGCAATTCCGTTCTTTGAAAACAGCGGGTGATTGTTAGCGTTATTCTTCTCACTTCCTTGTGTTTTCATTCTTGTATGAAGAATCATCACTTTTGGAAGAGTGAGGCTTTTCCAATCCGCTTCTTTAATAAGTTCTGATGATTTTATCGGCTTCTTATGAACTATGAGATTATTGTCCTCAATAAAAGCAAACCCGCAAGCATCTCTGCCGCGGGATTCAAGTAATGAAAACATTGTTGTTATTTTTTCTCTATCGGGCAGAGTATTCCCGAAGGAATAAAATCCCATTATTCCACACATATTAAAACTCCGTTTTTGTTATTGGTTAGGCTGGAACTGTTTCTTTAACAGTTGTAATTGATTTGATCAGTTCAACAATCTGTTGTTGATTATTCTTGCGAAGTGAGAGACTAATACCCAGACGATTGCATCCTGGCGTTGAAACTACCGTGGCTAATATATTATTAATTAATATATACTGCTGGATCGATTCAAACAGATCAGAACTAGCTGATATCTGGTATTCATCTCTATCCACAAGACCAAAGAGATATATCGGATTATCAACTAGTCCGACTTTATCTTTAATGGTTTTGAGAAGAAGATCCTTCTCATTGATATAGATTGGTCTTCTGGTTTCTACTTTACCCTGAAGCCAGCATCTTGAAAGTTTAACTACAAGCTCACGATCTGATTCAGACACAGGTGGATTGTCGGGACAGTCATCATCATAATTATCGTCATAACAATCGCAGCAGAGTGGATCTCCGTTGCAATCGTATTGTGTAGCTTCTCTTAAGATAACGCTGTCACATCTCGAGCAGTAATTGTAAAGCTCATCCCAGCACTCCTCACAGAAGGGCAGATCATTTGCCCACCTGATAGTATAATCATTTATTGGTTCATCACAATTTGTGCAGTGCATATTTAAGCTACCCTCCTTAAGCCCCATCCAGGTAAAATATCGACGTTCCAGTTCAACTTTTTACCAAGTAGAGTATCAAGCTCTTTAAGACCTTCTTCACAATCAGATGGTATTGTATGAAGATTATGTTTGAGCTGTTTAAGAAATGTGCAGCTGTGATGACCGTTCTTAAGTTCAACGAAATTTATTTTATCCTCAAGCACTCCGATTACTGCAAGCTTAGCAAGAGTAAGATGAACAAGAGTAACAGAAGGGGAGAGCAGAAAACTACCCGGAGTCCGGTATTCGAATCCATATTGTTTCTTTCGATATGAACCTCGTTTACCATAACCACTCCGTTCTCTTTTTTGTCTTTGAATTTTATCATCGATGCAGTTAGAGAGACTTCCGAGAACACAATCAAGTGCTTCAATAATCTGAGTGGTTGATTCAATTGCAAAATGAGTATGACCTCCGATAGCATAACTATCCTGGAAATGTCCGGCATAGAACTCAAGTTCCGGCGCTTTCTCGTGACCGTAATCTAGAATCTGATAGATCTTTGAAGTCAGATCAACGGGTGATTCTGAAAAACCGGGGCGCAACTCTGCCGTGCTTTCGCAACCGTCGAGCCCAAATGAAGACTGAGATTTGAAGTAATTATGAGCGGGAACAAACTGACCGTTGCGACGGCAGATGAGCTCTGGGTCGCAACCAATGGTGAAAGAAGACATAGTAACTCCAATTAATTGTTAATACTATCCTTCTTATACCCAATTTTATCAATTCTCCTTTTGTAATTAATTCCTATTCACTTAAACGGGAGTATTCCTTATTTTTACAGTGAAATATTTAAATGTGATACACTTCAATAAATAATCTATGGCTGATCTAAAAACAGAATTAATTCAAGAATACCTGCAGAAAGTTAAAAAGGCTAATAAAGAGTCCACCAAAAAAGAAGCGTTCAAAGACTTACTAAATAGACTTTATGCAAACGAAAAAGAATTATTAAAACTGATTGATAAGATTACTTTGGGTGCAGAAAAAACTATCCTGAACATACCCCGCAAAGACAAAATCCACAAAGGAAGTGCAGATACTCTTTACAATCACATATTAATTGAATTTGAAAATGATCTAAAAGTTACATTCGACCACGCTACAGAACAGCTTAGTGGGTATCTGCTTGGACAATTACGTTCCGGTGAAGGTTATAACTTTACTCTGATAGCTTCGGATTTTATTAATTGGAACGTTTTTGCTCTGATGTCTCC
This region of bacterium genomic DNA includes:
- a CDS encoding host-nuclease inhibitor Gam family protein, producing the protein MEVNFIDEMLMEIEAAEEKQTEAGYDLMLLAIKKYQSDISHNFEESEKEIAMIRNFIIRKNAQIQERINWLEKKLEAYIRERGDKTISLANGTLRMHKKPDRIEVEDLGLFLKKARPEMLTVIPEQVKPNLLAIKSHIKTRSTPPGVKVIEGQIEFSYSLNKEEENAGKETETGARIKQAS